The genomic segment GCGGGACGCGGCGGCGCCGCTTCAGCACCGCGGACAgcgcccggccggccccgccgccccgggaccggcacccccggggacccccgcACCGGGGAccacccccccgggaccccccccggaccccctcTCACCCCTCCGGGGCCAAagccccccgcaccccgccgccccctccccgctcgTTGCCCCGTCCCCCcgtttgtcccccccccccagggaggTGGCGCGGCGCAGCCCGCGGGTGCCGGGCtttgggggtttttgggggaccccccccgacaCCTGCACCCCCACttgcccccgtcccccccgcgGCGGGCTCGGCgggcccctccctcccctccccccggTTGTTTTCTCGTTCCTTCCTCGCCATCCGGGGCTGAGTCATCGCCTGCTGCCGTCTCGCTGCTGACGGTCTTGGACCGAGATgcgggggggaggaagggggaagccGCCCCCCGCCCGAGTGCCGCCCCCCGGAACGAGCGGAgagcccccctctccccccccccccgccccatctGCGTGCCTGGGGTCCCCCCGCGCAGGCAGAGCGGGTCCCCACGtagcggggcgcggggctgcgtCCCTGCCTCGTAGTGCCACGTGTGGGTGGGCGACAGACGGGGTCTTGCGGCTCCCAGCCGTCCCTTCCCAACTGCTCCGGGCACCCCAAAGACTTCcgggcttccccccccccccccccccccccgagcccccctcgtggctttggggacagggggaggcGTGCGCTGGGGCCCCGTGCCACCAGGCTTTGCCCCCCGCAGACACCTCTGCACCCCTGCGGGGCTTACACGCGGAGCAGAGCTCCCCAGGCAGGTGtccgtcctgctgctgctgagcaaacCCCATTGCCTCCCCCCTTCTGACCATCCTggctctgtctgtctgtctgtccgccCCAGGCTGCCTGTTTGACCGGAGGCTGTGCGCCCCCCAGGAGGTGTGTGTGCAGGGTAAGTGCCTGGAGGCGCCGGGGGGGTCCCGTCTCCCGGCCCTTTCCAAGGAGCTGGGGAGGACGCAGGGCGACTTGGGGTGTgccgtgggggggggcacggcaggAGAAAGGTGCCCCCCTTCTCCCCCGCGGGGTGTTTGCttgccccccgtgccccagcGCCCCGCTCTGTTGCAGATGGGCTGTTCGGGCAGTGCCAGGTGGGCTCGGCGCAGGACAGACCCTACTTCCAGGTCACCTCCCCGGTGCTCCAGCGCCTGCAGGATGTCTTGCGGCACCTCATGGCACAAGGTGAAGGGGCAGGGCGTCAGGCCGCGTTGTGCAGCGGCGCGATGGGGCGCAGGAGCGTTTGGGGTCCTGCTGGCCCGAGGCTGGGGCGGGGTGAGCAGGGATGCGGCTGACCCTGGGGGGAATGGGGCCGAACGCAGGGTCAGCTGGATCCCAGGGCAGCCTCCTGGTGTCTCacggccccctccccgctcaGGGCTCTCGTGGCAGGACGGCGTCACCCAGTATGTGATCTCGCAGGAGATGGAGCGCATCCCCCGCCTCCGCCCGCCGCCCTCGCTGGAGCCCGCGGCCAGGGACAGGTAGGGCAGGGCCCCCCTCCGGCCTCCTCCCTGCGGGGCCTTCCCCCCaaacggggctgggggcaccccgtACCCAGGAGGGTCACCCCGCACTGTTCCCTCCCAGGTTCCTGCCCCTGCGCGGCTCCCCCCGGCgagccctgctgcccccggcccccggcgtgcccccggccccgcacgtggggcagcccccggcgctGCTGCCCGCCACCCTGCTGCAGCGctacctggagcacctcctgctgcccccgccgccccagCTGGGCTACGAGGAggccctgctgcacccctacTCCTACCACAAGGTGTGTAGCCCCTCTCCTTTCCGCCCCCCCCGCCAGAAAGGTGGGgatgggcagggggctgctgcgCCCCCGGCACCATCCCGGTGCCGGGGATGGGGCGGTGGGAGCGCGGCGGGCTGTGACCCGAGGACACGGTTCTGGTTGCAGTTCGGCTACCAGGACAGCGCTCACCAGCTCCCCGGCAGCACGGCCAGGCAGAGCCCTGAAACCACCTCGCTGCTGGGCCGGGTCCCTGCCCAGGCCCTTTTTGGGGCCGGCTCCGTGCCCTCCTACGGCGGGCAGCCGGGGGCGGACGGGGGCACCTCTTCCAGGACCTGGGCATGCTCTCCCTGCCCCGGGAGAAGAACGGCCGCACGGACCCCGCCGGCACCCGGCTCCCGCACGGCTTGCGGCTCCCCGGAGACTTCAGGGACGTGGAGGAGCGGGAGCAGCCGGCGCCCCTGGCCGCCCAGCCACCCCTCGCGCAGACAGGTACGGGTTCCTCCCGGTCCCGGCTCTCCATCCCGTTTGCCTTCACGCCTGCTAGCCCCCTGGTGCAAACTGTGAGCAGCATATCCTGCCCCAAACCCCTGCCTGCGGCTTCCCGAGCCCTTGGGCGCTGCAGGGCTCCGACCTGACGCTGCGCCCTCTTGCAGATGCCTCCCTGAAGAGGCTGGCCTCCCTCCTGGCCAGCtacgggctggggctgcccgagctgagcccccagcagctgagcagcctctccgccctgctccagctgctccagagCTCTGGTGAGTCGGCCGTGGGGTCTCGCAGCGTGGGGTGTGGGGTGCTGCCTCTCCTTGGGGCTCCTTGTGGgatctccctctctccccttcccaggtgcTGCCAGCCCCGAAGCGCCCACAGCGAAACGTGTCAGCGTGCAGCAGGGCGCTGCCGTGCCGCAGGTGGGGTGTGCgtgcgtggggagggggcgcagcgcccccagggctccccccgggggtcccagcgcctcccttcccctccgtcCAGGTGACAGAAGGGGACATGCAGCACGGAGAGGAGCCGGTGCCCCCTTCCTCCGCGGTGCCGCCCCTCAAaaccacagccagcagctcccccgCGGATGTGcccaggggccgggggggctactcgccagcccccccagcagagCCGCAgcggggacgcgggggggaCACGCTCGGCCCCGGGACACTGGTGGCGGTGGAGAAGAAGAGCTACACGGAGGCGAAGGACGGCGCTGGGGCGCAGCGGGGCACGCGGCCGCCGGATGAGTACGGCTACATCGTCACGGACCAGAAGTGAGAGCTGCGTCGGGGCTCCCTGAGCATGTGCAGACCCCATCCCCGGCATGGGGGCCGTGTacccccccctgctgccccctcctcaccctgcctctgctccccgcaGGCCGCTGGGGCTGGCCGCCGGCGTGCGGCTGCTGGAGCTCCTCGCCAAGCGCGTGCACCTCTCCACCGCCAGCTTCATCAACATCAGGTGAGGGAGCGGGGCTGTACGGCCACCCGAGGAGcggaggggatggggacggggtctGCACGCCCCGGTCTCACCCTGTGTCCCCCGGCAGCGTCGTGGGTCCTGCGCTCACCTTCCGCGTCCGGCAGAACGCCCAGAACCTCTCGCTGGCCGACGTGGCCAGCCGGGCTGGTGAgtgggctcggggctggggttcccctgctcctgcccccccccccccctttttttttttttattgccctCCGTCTGAGCGTCTTCCGTCCGCAGAGCAAAtgaaggcagagctggaggcagagctgggcctGAAGATCGTGCAGACGGGAGTGGGAGAGGTaggggcacggcggggctgtccctcggggccggggcgggcagcggggtgCTGCGGTGAGCgtggggctctgggggtccccGGGAGCAGAGGGCGGTGTCCTCCAGGACCGGGGGGGCTACAGGCTGCACCCCCCAGG from the Anser cygnoides isolate HZ-2024a breed goose chromosome 6, Taihu_goose_T2T_genome, whole genome shotgun sequence genome contains:
- the PTPRN gene encoding LOW QUALITY PROTEIN: receptor-type tyrosine-protein phosphatase-like N (The sequence of the model RefSeq protein was modified relative to this genomic sequence to represent the inferred CDS: inserted 1 base in 1 codon), which translates into the protein MGRRLLRALLCLLLVAARGLLRAGGAATATAAHGCLFDRRLCAPQEVCVQDGLFGQCQVGSAQDRPYFQVTSPVLQRLQDVLRHLMAQGLSWQDGVTQYVISQEMERIPRLRPPPSLEPAARDRFLPLRGSPRRALLPPAPGVPPAPHVGQPPALLPATLLQRYLEHLLLPPPPQLGYEEALLHPYSYHKFGYQDSAHQLPGSTARQSPETTSLLGRVPAQALFGAGSVPSYGGQPGADXGHLFQDLGMLSLPREKNGRTDPAGTRLPHGLRLPGDFRDVEEREQPAPLAAQPPLAQTDASLKRLASLLASYGLGLPELSPQQLSSLSALLQLLQSSGAASPEAPTAKRVSVQQGAAVPQVTEGDMQHGEEPVPPSSAVPPLKTTASSSPADVPRGRGGYSPAPPAEPQRGRGGDTLGPGTLVAVEKKSYTEAKDGAGAQRGTRPPDEYGYIVTDQKPLGLAAGVRLLELLAKRVHLSTASFINISVVGPALTFRVRQNAQNLSLADVASRAEQMKAELEAELGLKIVQTGVGERNEAAAYPHPSRFGDGFHSVLLTFIALACVAGVSIAAAAAFCLRQHAKQREKERLAALGPEGAADSTLEYQELCRQHMATKSLFGRAEAPAAPAETSRVSSVSSQFSDAPQPSPSSHSSTPSWCEEPVQSNMDISTGHMILAYMEDHLRNRDRLAKEWQALCAYQAEPSICSVAQSEANLKKNRNPDYVPYDHVRIKLKAESNPSRSDFINASPIIEHDPRMPAYIATQGPLSHTIADFWQMVWEHGCTVIVMLSPLAEDSVKQCDRYWPDEGSSLYHIYEVNLVSEHIWCEDFLVRSFYLKNVQSQETRTLTQFHFLSWPAEGIPATTRPLLDFRRKVNKCYRGRSCPIIVHCSDGAGRTGTYILVDMVLNRMAKGVKEIDIAATLEHIRDQRPGMVQTKDQFEFALTAVAEEVNAILKALPQ